One window of the Halobacillus litoralis genome contains the following:
- a CDS encoding GNAT family N-acetyltransferase, which translates to MNEYKYKSNYSKDEKLRESLYPLFNTVFGISEGTFRDFYSRGFWDPTYTPYSFFSEDYAVANVSTFVFSIILDGELHEAAGFQSVMTHPHHRKKGLMNTLMDKALEEIDKNCNLSFLVTSEPSLYKKFGYRTINEFYYVKKYKHPGSPSGDLQGIDVFDSQGLNRLQKLFIENVPSSSVFYPVDYVHPFYLNMYNPHLRKLVYHSTSLDVLIMYEVVDNKLELFDVIGNTLPTLDQICSLIPEPFNEVHLFFNPDKFNMAFNIVEYDSPDKLMVRGDLKLSEHHLKLPIFAEF; encoded by the coding sequence ATGAACGAATATAAATACAAGTCTAATTATTCCAAAGATGAAAAACTTCGGGAGAGTTTGTATCCATTATTTAATACTGTATTTGGTATCAGCGAGGGAACATTCAGAGATTTTTATTCACGGGGATTTTGGGATCCAACTTATACACCTTATTCTTTCTTTTCAGAGGACTACGCAGTAGCGAATGTATCCACATTTGTGTTCTCAATCATATTGGATGGTGAACTTCATGAAGCTGCAGGTTTTCAATCAGTTATGACCCATCCTCATCATAGAAAGAAAGGTCTTATGAATACACTGATGGATAAGGCTTTAGAAGAAATAGATAAAAATTGCAACTTATCATTTTTGGTGACCTCTGAACCCAGCCTTTATAAAAAATTCGGTTACCGTACCATCAACGAATTCTACTATGTTAAGAAATATAAACATCCGGGCTCCCCTAGTGGAGATTTGCAAGGTATAGATGTATTTGATTCTCAAGGTCTAAATAGGCTTCAAAAACTCTTCATAGAAAATGTCCCTAGTTCCTCTGTATTTTATCCGGTTGATTATGTACATCCATTTTATTTAAATATGTATAATCCGCATTTAAGGAAACTTGTTTATCATTCAACGTCTTTAGATGTGTTAATCATGTATGAGGTAGTGGACAACAAATTAGAATTATTTGATGTCATAGGTAATACTTTGCCAACTCTTGATCAGATATGCTCTTTAATACCTGAACCTTTCAACGAAGTCCATTTATTTTTCAACCCCGATAAGTTTAATATGGCATTTAACATAGTAGAGTATGACTCCCCTGATAAATTAATGGTGAGAGGGGATTTGAAGTTGAGTGAACATCATTTGAAATTGCCGATTTTTGCTGAATTTTAA
- a CDS encoding NAD(P)-dependent oxidoreductase, with protein MNRKKIGFVGTGVMGKSMARHLMEAGYTLNLFTRTKEKALGLMDQGAKWKESIAALAEDSDIIITIVGYPSDVESIYFGENGILENAKPGSYVIDMTTSSPLLAQTIYKQAKEKGIHALDAPVSGGDVGARNAALTIMVGGDEEPFQSVYPVFELMGQNIVLQGESGAGQHTKMCNQIAIASGMLGVTEAILYAEKAGLDPKTVLQSIEFGAAGSWSLSNLGSRMIEGNFAPGFYVKHFIKDMKIAIESAEQMQIPIPGLQLAKELYEKLNEEEGGNDGTQALLKYYKLMMA; from the coding sequence ATGAATCGTAAAAAAATTGGATTTGTCGGCACAGGCGTTATGGGGAAAAGTATGGCCCGCCACTTAATGGAAGCAGGATACACGTTGAATCTATTTACACGCACCAAAGAAAAAGCGCTGGGATTGATGGATCAGGGAGCAAAATGGAAAGAATCTATCGCCGCCTTAGCAGAGGATTCTGACATCATCATTACCATCGTCGGCTACCCTAGCGATGTGGAAAGCATCTATTTCGGTGAAAACGGCATTTTAGAGAATGCCAAGCCTGGCAGCTATGTGATTGATATGACGACCTCGTCACCTCTACTTGCACAAACCATCTACAAACAAGCCAAAGAAAAAGGTATCCATGCTTTGGATGCACCAGTTTCCGGTGGTGATGTCGGTGCCCGAAATGCCGCTCTCACCATTATGGTCGGAGGAGACGAGGAACCTTTTCAATCGGTCTACCCTGTTTTTGAATTGATGGGTCAGAACATCGTCTTACAAGGAGAATCCGGAGCAGGCCAGCATACAAAAATGTGTAACCAAATCGCTATTGCTTCCGGAATGCTCGGGGTCACAGAAGCGATTTTATACGCCGAGAAAGCCGGTCTTGATCCAAAAACAGTGCTCCAAAGCATCGAATTCGGAGCCGCCGGCAGCTGGTCATTATCAAATCTGGGATCAAGAATGATTGAGGGGAATTTCGCCCCAGGTTTTTATGTTAAACATTTTATAAAAGACATGAAAATCGCTATTGAATCAGCCGAACAAATGCAAATCCCCATACCAGGGTTACAGCTTGCTAAAGAATTGTATGAGAAACTAAATGAAGAAGAAGGCGGGAATGATGGCACACAAGCCTTGCTTAAATATTACAAATTAATGATGGCATGA
- a CDS encoding Type 1 glutamine amidotransferase-like domain-containing protein, which yields MGSLILSGGGSAEQNARAHEFLVGSIEKDRPILYIPLAGDPNYRSYHTSVDYIKSILEPLGVKEVTMWTDLNGRTINELQSFSAIYFSGGSTFTLLNEIKNSGFDKILIRYLKAGGTIYGQSAGAIIFGSDVSHTPKEKDLPGCEPLNLIHNSRLWCHYDNVEDELLCAYSEDSNTPFIALPDGGAIHVTETQSQVISKKAYVFKGGKKTELI from the coding sequence ATGGGAAGTTTAATATTATCAGGGGGAGGAAGCGCTGAACAAAATGCCAGGGCGCACGAATTTTTAGTAGGGTCTATTGAAAAAGACAGACCGATTCTTTATATTCCCCTGGCAGGTGATCCGAATTATAGGTCCTACCACACAAGTGTTGACTATATAAAGAGTATTTTGGAACCATTAGGAGTTAAGGAAGTTACTATGTGGACCGATCTCAATGGCAGAACGATAAACGAATTGCAGTCCTTTTCAGCTATTTATTTTAGTGGCGGGAGCACTTTTACATTACTAAATGAGATAAAGAATAGTGGCTTCGATAAAATTTTAATCCGGTATTTAAAAGCTGGTGGAACCATTTACGGACAAAGTGCAGGTGCAATAATCTTCGGAAGTGATGTTTCTCACACACCTAAAGAGAAAGATTTGCCGGGATGTGAGCCTCTGAATCTTATACATAACAGTCGCTTATGGTGTCATTATGATAACGTTGAGGATGAATTACTTTGTGCGTACTCGGAAGACTCCAACACACCTTTTATCGCACTTCCGGATGGAGGAGCTATCCATGTTACTGAAACACAAAGTCAGGTAATCAGCAAAAAAGCTTATGTATTTAAAGGTGGTAAGAAAACAGAACTAATTTAG
- a CDS encoding GNAT family N-acetyltransferase translates to MQDSSYFYLIRGRNGEILGRMNVVDIDRSQNLAHIGYRVGEKHIGQGIAHQALQTTLERLSKEGFTELFAKTTNHNIASEKVLEKNGFNKVEVSEEEFVMNEEIVWFISYRWDIT, encoded by the coding sequence ATTCAAGACTCGTCTTATTTTTATCTGATAAGGGGAAGAAATGGTGAAATCTTAGGAAGAATGAACGTCGTAGATATAGACCGATCTCAAAACCTGGCTCATATAGGTTATAGAGTGGGGGAAAAACATATTGGTCAAGGGATTGCACATCAAGCTTTACAAACTACACTGGAACGTTTAAGTAAGGAAGGTTTCACCGAACTTTTTGCGAAGACCACCAATCATAACATTGCTTCAGAAAAAGTTTTAGAAAAAAACGGTTTTAATAAGGTAGAAGTCAGTGAAGAAGAATTTGTAATGAATGAAGAGATCGTATGGTTTATTAGTTATCGTTGGGATATTACATGA
- a CDS encoding DinB family protein, whose protein sequence is MFESKDILTDQLAANTNEKSWYVPFSESVKNLTEEEAVWKLNEECNSIAEIVQHLLYWNKTWQTRYKESSVHAVPALENNDRTFFVEENQSFGELHKQLLETIMYWQEILSEKQLQSSVEGFSDTKWWEVIASVSTHNAYHIGQILYIKKMQRI, encoded by the coding sequence TTGTTTGAGTCGAAAGATATTTTGACCGATCAATTGGCAGCGAATACAAATGAAAAGAGTTGGTACGTACCATTTTCAGAATCAGTAAAAAATCTGACCGAGGAAGAAGCTGTTTGGAAGCTCAATGAAGAATGTAATAGCATTGCTGAAATTGTACAACACTTGCTTTACTGGAATAAAACATGGCAGACAAGATATAAAGAATCAAGTGTTCATGCAGTACCAGCATTGGAAAATAATGATCGTACGTTTTTCGTAGAAGAAAATCAATCATTTGGTGAGCTTCATAAACAACTGTTAGAAACTATTATGTATTGGCAGGAAATATTAAGTGAAAAACAATTACAAAGCTCTGTGGAAGGGTTTTCTGATACAAAATGGTGGGAAGTGATAGCAAGTGTTTCTACCCACAACGCTTATCATATTGGTCAAATACTTTATATTAAAAAGATGCAAAGAATTTGA
- a CDS encoding LTA synthase family protein, with protein sequence MNIGSKKLLNKGWLFFIIAVLFLWAKSYYALQNAFTLNIENGLQQFILVLTPVSSILFFLGFSLFFSPKRRNKAFLVIYFIMSFVLYANVVYFRFFNDFITLPVLMQYKNFTDLGGSTKSLVHPKDMLYWIDVLVLGIWLLRKKTQPAMEFRKRTVAMIYAAALGFGAVNLSLAEAERPQLLVRTFDRAKLVKLLGIYNYHIYDSVMTVKSSTRRVLADSNELTEVLNYVNSQQGKMGAKGEYFGKAKGKNVVLVSLESTQNFVINKKLHGKEVTPFLNDLIEDSFYFNNFYHNTGQGKTSDSEFIIDNSLYGLPRGAVFTTNESNEYNATPEILKDEGYTPVSFHGNNDSFWNRDIMYKTLGYEHFYSQEEYNITEENTVNYGLKDIPFFKQSMPMVEKLEEPYYAKFITMTNHYPYLLNDKDMKMIEPANTGDGSVDRYFQTMRYQDESIKKFFQLMKEQGEYKDTIFVLYGDHYGISENHNRAMSEILNKEIRPFEHIQLQKVPLIIHIPGMEGKTMETVGGQIDLKPTILNLLGIEQNNAVQFGTDLFAENRANMTILRDGSVVTDQYIYAAESNKCYDKETQEKINLKTCKPLKEKAEKELKYSDKVVYGDLLRYKDSEQKEGTNKGNQS encoded by the coding sequence ATGAATATAGGAAGTAAAAAATTATTAAATAAAGGATGGCTGTTTTTTATAATAGCGGTTCTGTTCTTATGGGCAAAATCCTATTACGCGCTTCAAAATGCTTTCACATTAAATATTGAAAATGGACTTCAGCAATTCATTTTGGTATTAACGCCTGTAAGCTCCATTTTATTTTTCCTTGGGTTCTCATTATTCTTTTCACCTAAACGACGGAATAAAGCGTTTCTTGTAATTTATTTCATCATGTCATTTGTACTTTATGCGAATGTGGTGTACTTCCGATTTTTCAATGATTTCATTACATTGCCTGTTCTTATGCAATATAAGAACTTTACGGATCTGGGAGGAAGCACCAAGTCATTAGTGCATCCCAAGGATATGCTTTATTGGATCGATGTATTAGTTCTCGGTATATGGCTTTTACGAAAGAAAACGCAACCTGCTATGGAATTTCGTAAACGGACAGTTGCCATGATTTACGCTGCCGCGCTTGGATTTGGTGCTGTCAATTTGAGTTTAGCTGAGGCGGAACGTCCACAGCTTTTGGTAAGAACTTTCGACCGTGCTAAACTTGTGAAATTACTAGGAATCTATAATTACCATATTTACGATAGTGTCATGACAGTAAAATCTTCAACACGGCGTGTGCTTGCCGACAGCAATGAACTTACTGAAGTATTGAACTATGTAAACTCTCAGCAAGGAAAAATGGGAGCAAAAGGTGAATATTTCGGAAAAGCAAAAGGAAAAAATGTGGTATTAGTTTCCTTAGAATCCACTCAGAACTTTGTGATCAACAAAAAGTTGCACGGTAAAGAAGTCACACCGTTTTTAAATGATCTCATTGAAGACAGCTTTTACTTCAACAACTTCTATCATAATACAGGTCAAGGTAAAACATCAGATTCTGAATTTATTATTGATAACTCTCTGTATGGATTACCACGAGGAGCAGTTTTCACTACCAATGAAAGTAATGAATATAATGCAACTCCTGAAATTCTGAAAGATGAAGGTTACACTCCCGTGAGCTTTCATGGCAACAATGATAGCTTTTGGAACCGGGACATTATGTACAAAACCCTTGGATACGAGCACTTTTATTCACAAGAGGAGTATAATATAACAGAAGAAAACACTGTAAACTATGGATTGAAAGATATACCATTCTTTAAACAATCCATGCCAATGGTAGAAAAACTAGAAGAACCCTACTATGCGAAGTTTATTACAATGACGAACCATTACCCTTATCTATTGAACGATAAAGATATGAAAATGATTGAACCAGCAAATACTGGAGATGGATCCGTAGATCGTTATTTCCAAACCATGCGCTATCAAGACGAATCGATAAAAAAATTCTTCCAATTAATGAAAGAACAAGGAGAATATAAAGATACGATTTTTGTGTTATATGGCGATCATTATGGCATATCCGAGAACCATAACCGGGCCATGAGTGAAATACTAAATAAGGAAATTCGTCCTTTTGAACATATTCAACTCCAAAAGGTTCCTTTAATTATTCATATACCTGGTATGGAAGGCAAAACAATGGAAACAGTAGGCGGACAAATCGATTTAAAACCTACCATCCTGAATTTACTGGGGATTGAACAGAATAATGCCGTTCAGTTCGGAACAGACTTGTTTGCTGAAAACCGTGCCAATATGACTATTCTCAGAGACGGTAGTGTAGTAACAGACCAGTATATCTACGCTGCTGAGTCTAATAAATGCTATGATAAAGAGACCCAAGAAAAAATCAATCTCAAAACTTGTAAACCACTGAAAGAAAAGGCGGAAAAAGAACTGAAGTACTCCGACAAAGTTGTTTATGGGGATCTGCTCCGTTATAAAGATAGTGAACAAAAAGAAGGTACAAATAAAGGAAACCAAAGTTAA
- a CDS encoding DUF2254 domain-containing protein, whose product MSRRQRKSELKSTLWFMPFWYIVGAIGLSVFTFYLDYVVDVSLYLPAAIGFSGQTLQVLLSALVGGVLTLSAFTINSLLVALTTFSGQFSSKMLVNFVSDRATQHVLGIFNGSFIYVLLNFLYVTHEEEEYIVATPVLSILTAITAAVTFIYFINHTTTWMQVHNISFNMNTKSKSVQASLEKELKPYHIEKEIERESLPSESDGKVIKTSQSGYLQVADFSRLIKQANRDDSLLRFNVRIGEFVVEGTPLFTYWEYGQTIKPERYFKSIEIGVKQTEIQDLEYGLNKLAEVAIKALGHNDPLTVTNTIHQITDLLKSIGQSTNFSPYLFDKEQELRIILNQKDFRYYLHKGFASIREYANQNSTVMTELLTMVSLLSKTMDKKVHNDLWEFARQTILGFDNYSLYENDCLFILEQLSELAKNTGNQDDYLFLLEYMLQRVSSKSASTVPSSL is encoded by the coding sequence ATGTCGAGACGTCAACGGAAAAGTGAATTAAAGTCAACGCTTTGGTTTATGCCTTTTTGGTATATCGTTGGAGCCATCGGTTTATCCGTTTTCACCTTTTATCTTGATTATGTGGTCGATGTCAGCTTATACCTGCCAGCCGCTATCGGTTTCAGTGGTCAGACTCTGCAGGTGCTTTTGAGTGCACTTGTAGGAGGGGTACTGACTTTAAGCGCCTTTACAATTAACTCCCTGCTCGTGGCTCTGACGACGTTCAGCGGGCAGTTTTCTTCCAAAATGCTTGTAAACTTTGTCAGTGACCGAGCGACCCAGCACGTACTCGGTATTTTTAATGGCAGTTTCATTTATGTGCTCTTGAACTTCCTATACGTTACGCATGAAGAAGAGGAGTATATTGTTGCGACACCGGTCCTATCGATTCTGACAGCAATTACGGCAGCTGTGACCTTTATTTATTTCATTAATCATACAACCACTTGGATGCAGGTTCATAATATCAGCTTCAATATGAACACCAAGTCAAAATCAGTGCAGGCTTCTTTAGAAAAAGAATTAAAGCCTTATCATATTGAGAAAGAGATAGAGAGGGAATCCCTCCCCTCTGAGTCTGATGGAAAGGTTATAAAAACCAGCCAATCCGGTTATCTTCAAGTCGCTGACTTTTCAAGGCTTATTAAACAGGCGAACAGAGACGACAGCCTTCTCAGGTTCAATGTCAGGATCGGAGAGTTTGTTGTAGAAGGAACACCGCTGTTTACTTATTGGGAATATGGACAAACCATTAAGCCCGAACGCTACTTCAAATCCATTGAGATCGGGGTCAAACAAACAGAAATCCAAGATTTGGAGTATGGACTGAATAAGCTTGCCGAAGTGGCCATCAAGGCTTTAGGTCATAATGATCCGCTTACGGTTACGAATACGATACATCAAATCACTGATTTGTTGAAAAGCATTGGCCAATCTACCAATTTCTCTCCGTACCTTTTTGACAAGGAACAAGAGCTTCGTATCATCTTAAATCAAAAAGATTTTCGTTATTACCTTCATAAGGGATTCGCTTCCATCCGTGAGTATGCAAACCAGAACTCGACAGTAATGACAGAGCTTTTGACGATGGTGTCGCTGTTGAGTAAAACGATGGACAAAAAAGTCCACAACGATTTATGGGAATTTGCCCGCCAGACCATTTTAGGATTTGATAACTACAGCTTGTACGAAAATGACTGCCTGTTTATTTTAGAGCAATTATCCGAGCTCGCTAAAAACACAGGTAACCAGGATGACTACCTTTTCCTGCTTGAATACATGCTGCAGCGAGTCAGTTCGAAGAGTGCCTCCACGGTACCATCTTCCCTATAA
- a CDS encoding GNAT family N-acetyltransferase, producing MIEGKINIVPLTIENIEDVNATNDYFTVFGRLIPTFNGRIWTHEEELFNETKEIKFPDDHLNWEEFLDNGDKTLFFAYMKGKCVGQIRMMKARNRFCYIENIAVIKQARKQGVGTELLKVAEKWARERNLAGLSLETQNDNLGAIRFYIRHGFELGGVDTHTHMKNPNIDIALYWYKPL from the coding sequence ATGATAGAAGGAAAGATTAATATTGTCCCGTTAACAATAGAAAATATAGAAGATGTTAATGCTACAAATGATTATTTTACAGTTTTCGGGAGACTAATTCCAACTTTTAATGGCCGGATATGGACACACGAAGAAGAACTATTCAATGAAACTAAAGAAATAAAATTTCCTGATGACCATCTGAATTGGGAGGAATTTTTGGATAATGGAGATAAGACTCTTTTTTTTGCGTATATGAAAGGGAAATGTGTCGGACAGATCAGGATGATGAAAGCCCGGAACCGGTTTTGTTATATAGAGAATATCGCAGTGATAAAACAAGCGAGAAAACAGGGGGTTGGAACGGAACTGCTGAAAGTAGCAGAAAAATGGGCCAGGGAGCGTAATCTGGCAGGTCTATCTTTAGAAACGCAAAATGATAATTTGGGAGCGATCAGGTTTTACATTCGCCATGGTTTCGAGTTAGGAGGCGTGGATACGCATACCCATATGAAGAACCCGAACATTGATATCGCTTTATACTGGTATAAACCCTTATGA
- a CDS encoding ABC transporter permease, with protein sequence MEGILAIWQRDVIKFFRDRPRILGSFAMPFMFLILFGSGMSGAMSSMMGGASPDSPLADFDFVQFMFPGIIGLTVFTTAIFSSLSVVQDKEFGYMKEILVSPISRISIAIGKVLGGSTVAVIQGLMMLIFVPFIGVSISFLMIIKLIPVIFLVAFTLSSIGLLIASTLKTSQGFQMVVQVLIFPMLFLSGAMFPLNGMPAWMNVLVKINPLTYSVDMFKKVILEPATMAPALREAMGLNLTIFNQPITFAGELFAVAGVGVVFVVLATMKFSTMEA encoded by the coding sequence ATGGAAGGGATCCTGGCGATTTGGCAGCGTGATGTCATCAAGTTCTTTCGTGACCGTCCGCGGATTCTGGGCTCATTTGCTATGCCGTTCATGTTTCTCATTTTATTTGGAAGCGGTATGAGTGGGGCAATGTCGTCCATGATGGGCGGCGCAAGCCCTGACAGTCCTCTTGCTGACTTTGATTTTGTCCAGTTTATGTTCCCGGGTATTATTGGTTTGACCGTGTTTACAACCGCAATTTTTTCTTCATTATCTGTTGTGCAAGATAAGGAATTCGGCTATATGAAGGAAATTCTGGTATCACCGATTTCACGTATATCGATTGCGATCGGGAAAGTGCTCGGTGGTAGTACGGTCGCGGTTATTCAAGGATTGATGATGCTGATATTCGTTCCATTTATCGGTGTCTCGATCTCTTTTCTCATGATTATCAAACTCATCCCTGTGATATTTTTAGTAGCTTTTACTTTATCATCCATCGGATTATTGATTGCGAGTACATTAAAGACATCCCAAGGCTTTCAAATGGTCGTACAGGTATTGATCTTTCCTATGCTGTTTTTATCAGGGGCTATGTTTCCATTGAACGGAATGCCGGCGTGGATGAATGTACTGGTGAAAATCAATCCCCTGACTTATTCGGTGGATATGTTTAAAAAAGTGATTCTCGAACCGGCGACCATGGCGCCTGCCTTAAGAGAAGCGATGGGATTGAATCTTACCATCTTCAATCAGCCGATTACCTTTGCAGGAGAACTGTTCGCAGTGGCCGGGGTAGGTGTAGTATTCGTCGTACTGGCGACGATGAAATTTTCAACAATGGAAGCCTGA
- a CDS encoding ATP-binding cassette domain-containing protein, whose product MDTIIEVKGLKKYYKGFEAVKGLDLSVNKGEIFGFLGPNGAGKSTTINMLSTIVKPSEGHAQINGFDNVKEKNKVRASIGLIFQASTLDEKLTANENLKLHCKFYGVKKSLREERIQEVLEIVDLKENRYKIVETFSGGMKRRLEIARGLLNYPKVLFLDEPTVGLDPQTRAHLWEYILKLKEKAGITIFLTTHSMEEAEICDRVAIMNHGELIALDTPEQLKSKVGGDIIHVSTEDNQAAKSLIEERYGTEAAEDGEGISFRVENGSKLLVDFVKQFDIPIKSVNLRRPTLNDVFLQLAGREIGEDTGSDKDMNKKLARKGR is encoded by the coding sequence TTGGATACGATCATTGAGGTCAAAGGGCTGAAAAAGTATTATAAAGGCTTTGAAGCGGTCAAAGGCCTTGACCTGTCTGTCAATAAAGGAGAAATCTTCGGGTTTCTGGGTCCAAACGGTGCTGGGAAAAGTACAACGATTAATATGCTATCAACGATTGTTAAACCTTCAGAAGGTCATGCCCAAATCAATGGGTTTGATAATGTGAAGGAAAAAAATAAAGTGAGAGCAAGTATCGGGTTGATTTTTCAAGCTTCCACCTTAGATGAGAAACTGACTGCAAATGAAAACTTGAAGTTACACTGCAAGTTTTATGGTGTTAAGAAAAGTTTGCGGGAAGAGCGTATTCAAGAAGTCCTGGAGATTGTCGATTTAAAAGAGAATCGTTATAAAATCGTGGAAACTTTTTCTGGTGGTATGAAAAGAAGGTTGGAAATTGCACGCGGGTTGTTAAACTATCCCAAGGTATTGTTTCTTGATGAACCCACAGTAGGATTGGATCCGCAAACAAGAGCCCACCTCTGGGAGTATATCCTGAAATTAAAAGAGAAAGCAGGAATTACTATCTTCCTGACTACACACTCGATGGAGGAAGCGGAGATTTGTGATCGTGTGGCTATAATGAACCATGGTGAATTGATTGCTTTAGACACCCCTGAACAACTGAAGTCAAAAGTTGGGGGAGATATCATCCATGTGTCCACAGAGGATAACCAAGCAGCTAAATCCCTTATAGAAGAACGGTATGGGACGGAAGCTGCTGAAGATGGAGAAGGCATAAGCTTTCGTGTAGAGAATGGCAGTAAGTTGTTAGTGGACTTCGTGAAGCAATTTGATATTCCGATCAAAAGTGTCAATTTACGCCGGCCGACTTTGAATGATGTTTTCTTGCAGCTGGCTGGTAGAGAGATTGGTGAAGACACCGGTTCAGATAAAGACATGAATAAAAAACTCGCAAGAAAGGGGCGATAG
- a CDS encoding DHA2 family efflux MFS transporter permease subunit — protein MAEVNQQIDQREEEQPINRVAIVSVLLVSAFVAVLNQTLLNTALPNIMETLNVSASTSQWLMTGFMLVNGVMIPITAFLIGKFTTRSIFFTAMSLFTLGTVVAAIAPNFPVLLSGRLIQASGAGIMMPLMQTVLLMIFPIEKRGTVMGMAGLVIAFGPAIGPTLSGYLVEEYSWRVPFMVIIPIALASIAFGAFALKNVTKQTNPTIDIISIILSTFGFGGLLYGLSSAGNDGWDSANVYVAVIIGVVSLTAFIIRQLRLETPILEFRVFRNKIYSLAAVISMIVMVSMLGAELLLPIYMQTMRGFTAFESGLMLLPGAIVMGVMSPISGKIFDKIGARWLAIVGLTIIAGATFVFTNLTATTSYTFILVIYAIRMMGVAMVMMPVSTAGLNQLSNDWIPHGTAMNNTMRTIAGSIGTALLVTVMTNASKEYVPSADASREQIISNSMIHGIDVAFMVATIIAVVGILLSFFITSKPKKEKQKAATDSEASLQTN, from the coding sequence ATGGCTGAAGTCAATCAGCAGATCGATCAAAGAGAAGAAGAACAGCCGATAAATCGTGTAGCTATAGTATCAGTATTATTAGTCAGCGCTTTTGTAGCTGTATTGAATCAGACATTATTGAATACAGCGTTACCGAATATTATGGAGACTTTAAATGTGTCCGCCAGCACATCCCAATGGTTAATGACAGGGTTTATGCTGGTGAATGGCGTCATGATTCCGATTACGGCCTTTTTAATTGGGAAATTTACGACAAGGAGCATATTCTTTACGGCGATGTCCTTATTTACCCTGGGCACAGTAGTGGCAGCTATCGCACCTAATTTCCCTGTACTGTTGTCGGGCCGCTTGATTCAAGCGAGTGGGGCAGGAATCATGATGCCGCTTATGCAGACCGTCCTGTTAATGATATTCCCGATTGAAAAACGGGGCACTGTCATGGGGATGGCAGGTCTTGTCATCGCCTTTGGTCCTGCAATTGGACCGACTTTGTCCGGGTATCTTGTCGAAGAATACTCATGGCGTGTGCCGTTCATGGTGATCATTCCGATCGCGCTCGCTTCGATCGCCTTTGGTGCTTTTGCGCTTAAGAATGTTACGAAACAAACGAATCCGACGATCGACATTATTTCTATCATTCTATCAACCTTTGGTTTTGGTGGACTGCTTTATGGTTTAAGCAGTGCAGGGAATGATGGATGGGACAGTGCTAATGTATATGTCGCTGTCATCATCGGTGTTGTATCACTGACTGCGTTTATCATCAGGCAACTCCGTTTAGAAACACCTATTTTGGAATTTCGAGTATTCCGTAACAAAATTTACTCTTTGGCGGCAGTCATCAGTATGATTGTAATGGTCTCCATGTTGGGAGCGGAATTGCTACTTCCCATATACATGCAGACGATGCGTGGGTTTACTGCGTTTGAATCTGGGTTGATGCTGCTTCCAGGTGCAATCGTTATGGGTGTGATGTCACCTATTTCTGGTAAGATTTTTGACAAAATCGGTGCCCGCTGGCTAGCAATTGTCGGTTTGACGATTATTGCAGGGGCGACTTTTGTATTCACTAACTTGACTGCAACTACGAGTTACACATTTATTCTGGTCATTTACGCCATCCGGATGATGGGAGTAGCGATGGTCATGATGCCTGTATCTACCGCTGGTTTGAATCAATTATCTAACGATTGGATTCCACATGGTACGGCAATGAATAATACGATGCGTACAATTGCAGGATCGATAGGTACAGCTCTTTTAGTTACAGTTATGACCAATGCGTCGAAAGAATATGTTCCTTCAGCTGATGCATCACGTGAACAGATCATCTCAAATTCCATGATCCACGGGATCGATGTCGCCTTTATGGTCGCAACAATCATTGCAGTTGTTGGTATTCTATTGTCCTTCTTCATAACAAGTAAGCCGAAAAAGGAAAAACAAAAAGCGGCTACCGATTCAGAAGCAAGTTTACAAACAAACTAG